The Acidobacteriota bacterium genomic sequence CGAGGGCTTTGCCAAATGTCCCGGTGATGACATCAATCTCGCCGAGCACATTTTGTTCTTCGGGTGTGCCGCGTCCGGTTTTACCGAGCACGCCGGTTGAATGCGATTCGTCAACGACAAGTAATGCTTGATGTTCTTTAGCGATGCTGACCAGTTCCGGCAGGTGCGCGAGTTCGCCTTCCATTGAAAAGACGCCGTCGGTGACGATGATTTTGATGCGGTAATTTTTATCGCGGTCTTCTTCGAGCATCTGTTTCAAATGCTCAAGGTCGTTATGGCGATAGGGGCGTGAAACCGTCGGTTTGGCAATCATTCGACAAAGGCGTATGCCATCGATGATGCTTGCGTGATTGAGCGCATCACTATAAATCGCGTCTTGATAATTCTGTTCACCGAAATCGTTGGCAAGAAGCGCCGAGAAAAACGCTTCGTTGGCGGCAAAACATGACGAATGCAAAATCGCCGTTTCACAACCGACAAACTGCGCGATGCGGCGTTCGAGTTCAAAATGAATCGGCTCGGTGCCGCATAAAAAACGAACCGACGCTAAGCCGTATCCCCATTCATCAAGCCCGCGATGCGCGGCTTCTTTAACTTTGGGATGATTCGCCAGCCCCAGATAGTTATTCGATGCCAGCATCACGACATTTTCATGACCCACTGTGACGGTGCCGCCTTGTTCGCTCTCTAGCGGCACTTCGTATTTGAAGGTCTTGGCGGCTTTGATATTTTCGAGTTCATTTGCAAGCGTGTTATAAAGTTCATTGACCTGCATAATTTCGTCTCCTTGGATGGCATTTGGAATATATTCAATGCGAGGCGAAATTATAGTTTGTAGAAAGTCATTTGTGTAATCGCTGTGCAAGACTTGCGTGTAGGAAGGCATATCCAATGAAAATAATTTCAGTCAATGTCGGACAACCCAGAGAAATCACGGTTGATGGGCAAACGATTTTAACGGGCATTTTTAAAGAACCGATTGCCGGGCGAGTTGGCGTGCGACGGCATAATCTGGATGGCGACCGGCAAGCCGATTTAACTGTACATGGCGGGGTGCATAAAGCGGTTTATGCCTACGGGGCAGAGCATTATGAATTCTGGAAAAGGGAACTCGCGGAAATGGAATTAGCGTTTGGGGGTTTTGGCGAAAACCTCACCACGGAAGGGCTGGTTGAAGCTGATACGAATATCGGCGACATCTTTAAAATCGGTTCCGCGTTGTTGCAAGTGACGCAACCGCGTATGCCTTGTTACAAACTGGCTGCGAAATTCGGGCGCAATGACATCATCAAACGCTTTATGCAAAGCGAACGTTCAGGCATCTACTTTTCGGTGATTGAAGAAGGCGAACTCGGCGCGGGCGATGCAATTGAATTGCTTGAACGCGATAAAAATGAGGTTCGCGTGCGTGACATCACACGCCTTTATGCAACGCAAAAATACAATGTGGAATTGCTGCGTCGAGCCGTTCAAGTCGAAGCTTTGCCTGTTGAATGGCGCGATTATTTTCAAGAGCAGTTGCATAAATTGTGACCTCGTGGCGAGAACTTTCTGAAAGTTCTTAACACCAGGGGCACCAAAGACACGAAACGAATAAACAACGAACTGACAGCGACTGCGGTATTTGAAACGCAGCGCGTCACTGATGATTCAGCAAATCTTCGTGGTCTTCGCGCCCTTGGTGTTTTAACCTTTGCGCTTCTGTTACTATCTCAAAAGTTTTTGCAAAAAAATCATTGAAGGTGAACGCATGAAAATTGCCATCAACAATATCAATCTTGATTATCGTGATGAAGGCGAGGGAACGCCGATAATTTTTATCCACGCCTTTGCGCTCAATCAAACCATGTGGGACGCGCAGGTTGCTGCGCTCAAAAATCAATATCGCGTCATCACTGTGGATTTGCGCGGCTTTGGCGCGTCTGATGTCGTGCAGGGCACATCGCACATGGAACAGATGGCGGCAGATATTCACGAATTGATGCGACAACTGGCAATCGAAAAAGCTGTGCTCGTCGGGCTTTCGATGGGCGGCTATGTGCTGTTTGCGTTTTATAGAGAATTCAAAGAGGCGGTGCAGGCTCTGGTCTTTGCCGACACCCGCGCCACCGCAGACACCGATGAAGCGCGCGCCAGTCGGTTGCGCTCGGCAGAAAAAGCCGAACGCGAAGGCTCGGCAGCAATCGCTGATGAAACGACGCCGAAACTGCTTGGTGACACCACACTTGCGAGTAACCCCGAACTTGTAAAGCGCGTGCATGCGATGCAGGCGGCGAATTCACCCGATGGCATCGCCGCAGCGCAACGCGGCATGGCGGCGCGCTGCGATTCCACGGATTTACTTTCGCAGATTGATTGCCCGACGCTGGTGATTGTCGGGACGGAAGATAAACTCACGCCGCCCGCCGAAGCCGAATTGATTCAACGCGGCATACCTCATTCAACCTTGCGTGTGATTGAACGCTCAGGACATCTGGCGAACCTGGAAACGCCTGAAGAATTTAATCGGGAATTATTGGATTTTATTGAATCGCTTTGAAAGAAATAATCTGAACCGGGTGATTCAGTTGTTCTTATTCGACTTTGACCACCACATCACCGGCGCGAACTAAACCGAGATAGTGACGCGCAAACTCTTCAATCTTTTTCTTGTCAGATTGCAAGGCGCGAATCTCGCGTTCCAGCCGCTCGTTTTGAATTTTTAAGGCTTCGATCTTTTCGCTTGACGCCTGGCGCTTGGCTTTAGCGGCAGCAAGTTCGGCACTGGTTCGTGCATAGAACGAAAGACAAATCGCCGACACCGCTAAAATAATCATGATAATGATGGCATCCGTCATGCGGCGTTTGCGCGCTATTTTATCGGCTCTCGCGCCAACCAGCGTATCCACTCGACTAGCTAAGAATGTATTGACTGCCTGTCCCAATGAGCACCTCCAAATCCTGTTCGCTTTCTGCTTCTGCGTAAATTCTCACCAGCGGTTCGGTTCCCGATGGGCGCATCAGCATCCACGAATCATCATCAAAAATAAATTTCACACCATCCACACGATTGATTTCTTTGACTCGCCGCCCGCCGAAATCTTCGGGCGCACTGGCGAGTTTTTCCGGCAAAGCCTGTTGCAACTGCGGCGTCAGTTTTACACCGATGCGTTTGCTCACCAACTTGCCAACTTCCGTATAAATTTTTTCAAGCATCGCTTGAATCGTCGTACCGCGTTTGGCGACCATTTCGGCTACCAATAAACACGCGAGAATGCCGTCTTTTTCGGGGATATGCCCGCGAATCGAAAGCCCGGCGCTCTCTTCACCGCCGAGATAAATTTTATCGTCGTTAATCAGTTGCCCGATGAATTTAAATCCGACCGGCGTTTCAATAACCGGAATGCCGCGCCTGGCACACACCCGGTCAACCATATTGGTGGTCGCCACCGAACGCGCCACACCATTTGTCCAACCACGCGATTCGGCTAAGTAATCCGCCAGTAATGCAATCACCAGATTCGGTAAGATGAAGGCGCCATCACGGTCTAAAATGCCGAAACGGTCGGCGTCGCCATCCGTCGATAACCCGATGTTGTAGCCGCCGGTGATTACCTCATGCTTTAGCTCTTCGATATTTTCTGCGTCGGGTTCGGGGCTGCGATTGCCAAAATAGACATCGCGCCAATCATGCAACATCTTCACATCGCAACCAACATCAGCAAGAGCTTTGTTCAAATAGCCGCGACCTGTGCCCCAAAGCGGGTCATAAGCGATGCGCAAGCCCGCCGCAGCAATCGCCTGCAAATCGACTTTGGCGGCAATCTCTTTCAAATAATCATCAACCAATGAAAGCGACTTAACGTTGCCCTTTGCAGGTTTCGCTATCTCTGTGCCTTCGAGCTTACTAATTTCTTGTTCGATTTGTTTGGTAACTTCCGGCAGCGCCGGTGCGCCATCGGGAGTCGAAAATTTCATGCCGCAATATTGCGGCGGGTTGTGGCTCGCCGTGAAATTGATGGCACCTGCCGCGCCGCTTGCGCGAATCGCATATGAGATTGCCGGAGTCGGCGTCGGTCTATCGCACAGATAAGTTTCAAATCCGTTTGCCGCAAGCAGGTTGGCGCACTCTTCGGCAAACACCTCTGCCATAAACCGCGTGTCGCAGCCAACAATAATTTGCTTGCTTGTGGCGTTGGCTTGCAAGTAATTGGCAATCGCTTGTGTGACCCGTCTTACAGTGACGAAGGTGAATTCGTCGGCGATGATTGCACGCCAACCCGAAGTCCCAAACTTAATCATGATTTAGACTCGCAGCCTACCTGTTCCCAAATAAGGTGGCTGAAATTATTTGAATATTGAAAAAACTATTAGGGCAAATTAGGGCAATAGAACCGAAGAGGGATTCGATATTGCTGACAGGTGAGGACTGTAGCAGCTTTTATGACGTCTTGCAAGTATTTTCTTTTGAATAATTCAAAAGGGTAAGTTAAAGTTTCACGTTAAGTAAAATGTCTCATTGATAAAACGCCGGTAAAAGTTATAAACAGGTGAAGTTCAGCTGTTGAAATTCTGTATTGGCGAAAAGCTGTTGAGCAATTAAGCCTACCTGTGAGCAGATGTGAGGGAAAATCTTTGATTTAAACTGTTCAACCGAAGATTGAGTTTGGAATTCTCGAATCGCAAACCGCCGGTCTATAAACCGGTTTGAATTTTCCAACAGATGCAGCGGATAATTTGCGCCTATCGGCTCAATCCGCAATATCCGCCGGAAAACCCCGGTTGAAATTTTAGCCCGGTCACCTTTCGCGGATTTTCGGTTACTGATTCTTTCATAAATTTTTCATAGCCGGACACCGGGCTAGGCAACTGCAAATCCCCATCAAGAAAAATTCGCTTTCAATTGCGACTCAGGCTTTGAATCATTATGCTTGGGACTGCAAAAAATTCGGAGGGCAAGCGCATTGTACGTAAACCATCTCGTTGAACACATCAGACGCGAAATTCACAAAGTCATCGTCGGACAAGACCACGTACTCGAAC encodes the following:
- a CDS encoding glycine C-acetyltransferase produces the protein MQVNELYNTLANELENIKAAKTFKYEVPLESEQGGTVTVGHENVVMLASNNYLGLANHPKVKEAAHRGLDEWGYGLASVRFLCGTEPIHFELERRIAQFVGCETAILHSSCFAANEAFFSALLANDFGEQNYQDAIYSDALNHASIIDGIRLCRMIAKPTVSRPYRHNDLEHLKQMLEEDRDKNYRIKIIVTDGVFSMEGELAHLPELVSIAKEHQALLVVDESHSTGVLGKTGRGTPEEQNVLGEIDVITGTFGKALGGASGGFIAGRKELIEFLRQKSRPYTFSNTMPPSVVAGSIAALDLIESDFSIVKQLQDNTAYFRKEIVDLGFTIIEGTHAIVPIMLGEAAIAQDMSRELLPEGVYIKGLWYPVVPKGEARLRAQISAAHTRDDLDRALAAFQKVGKRMGVI
- a CDS encoding phosphoglucomutase/phosphomannomutase family protein; translated protein: MIKFGTSGWRAIIADEFTFVTVRRVTQAIANYLQANATSKQIIVGCDTRFMAEVFAEECANLLAANGFETYLCDRPTPTPAISYAIRASGAAGAINFTASHNPPQYCGMKFSTPDGAPALPEVTKQIEQEISKLEGTEIAKPAKGNVKSLSLVDDYLKEIAAKVDLQAIAAAGLRIAYDPLWGTGRGYLNKALADVGCDVKMLHDWRDVYFGNRSPEPDAENIEELKHEVITGGYNIGLSTDGDADRFGILDRDGAFILPNLVIALLADYLAESRGWTNGVARSVATTNMVDRVCARRGIPVIETPVGFKFIGQLINDDKIYLGGEESAGLSIRGHIPEKDGILACLLVAEMVAKRGTTIQAMLEKIYTEVGKLVSKRIGVKLTPQLQQALPEKLASAPEDFGGRRVKEINRVDGVKFIFDDDSWMLMRPSGTEPLVRIYAEAESEQDLEVLIGTGSQYILS
- a CDS encoding alpha/beta fold hydrolase; its protein translation is MKIAINNINLDYRDEGEGTPIIFIHAFALNQTMWDAQVAALKNQYRVITVDLRGFGASDVVQGTSHMEQMAADIHELMRQLAIEKAVLVGLSMGGYVLFAFYREFKEAVQALVFADTRATADTDEARASRLRSAEKAEREGSAAIADETTPKLLGDTTLASNPELVKRVHAMQAANSPDGIAAAQRGMAARCDSTDLLSQIDCPTLVIVGTEDKLTPPAEAELIQRGIPHSTLRVIERSGHLANLETPEEFNRELLDFIESL
- a CDS encoding MOSC domain-containing protein, yielding MKIISVNVGQPREITVDGQTILTGIFKEPIAGRVGVRRHNLDGDRQADLTVHGGVHKAVYAYGAEHYEFWKRELAEMELAFGGFGENLTTEGLVEADTNIGDIFKIGSALLQVTQPRMPCYKLAAKFGRNDIIKRFMQSERSGIYFSVIEEGELGAGDAIELLERDKNEVRVRDITRLYATQKYNVELLRRAVQVEALPVEWRDYFQEQLHKL
- a CDS encoding septum formation initiator family protein, which gives rise to MGQAVNTFLASRVDTLVGARADKIARKRRMTDAIIIMIILAVSAICLSFYARTSAELAAAKAKRQASSEKIEALKIQNERLEREIRALQSDKKKIEEFARHYLGLVRAGDVVVKVE